From the genome of Rathayibacter sp. VKM Ac-2759, one region includes:
- a CDS encoding ABC transporter permease, which translates to MALRDDETVTDADLVRGGGGLMQAPGATGAAIVGPSVRASQKRLRDDEGTRARPLSSRRWFVLVGGAILPIVLLAAWQYATTAGLVSVSVFPSPAMVWAAGIDLAQRGDLGQDVAISTQRVLIGFGIGSALGLVVGALFGLSRVWEVVLGPTLGAIRAVPSLAWVPLLLLWLGIGEESKITLITIGAFFPVFTTVATALGHVDRQLVEAGRAFGLSGVRLFTTVQLPAVVPSVIAGLRLALAQSWLFLVASELIASSMGLGFRLIDSQNNGRIDRVFLAIILLAVLGKLTDAVVGVFQRYAVKKWA; encoded by the coding sequence ATGGCGCTCCGAGACGACGAGACCGTGACCGACGCCGACCTCGTGCGCGGAGGCGGCGGACTGATGCAGGCACCGGGCGCGACCGGCGCGGCGATCGTGGGCCCCAGCGTCCGCGCGTCGCAGAAGCGGCTCCGCGACGACGAGGGCACCCGGGCCCGGCCCCTCTCGTCGCGACGCTGGTTCGTGCTCGTCGGCGGAGCGATCCTCCCGATCGTGCTGCTCGCGGCCTGGCAGTACGCGACGACCGCGGGGCTCGTGTCCGTGTCCGTCTTCCCCTCCCCCGCCATGGTCTGGGCCGCCGGGATCGACCTCGCGCAGCGCGGCGACCTCGGCCAGGACGTCGCGATCTCGACCCAGCGCGTGCTGATCGGCTTCGGCATCGGCTCGGCCCTGGGCCTCGTCGTCGGCGCCCTCTTCGGGCTCTCGCGGGTGTGGGAGGTCGTCCTCGGACCGACCCTCGGCGCGATCCGCGCGGTGCCGTCGCTGGCGTGGGTGCCGCTGCTGCTGCTCTGGCTGGGCATCGGCGAGGAGTCGAAGATCACGCTGATCACGATCGGCGCCTTCTTCCCCGTCTTCACCACCGTCGCGACCGCGCTCGGTCACGTCGACCGCCAGCTCGTCGAGGCCGGCCGCGCATTCGGGCTCTCGGGGGTGCGGCTGTTCACCACGGTGCAGCTCCCGGCCGTGGTGCCGTCGGTGATCGCCGGACTGCGGCTGGCGCTCGCGCAGTCGTGGCTGTTCCTCGTCGCCTCCGAGCTGATCGCCTCGTCGATGGGCCTCGGCTTCCGACTCATCGACAGCCAGAACAACGGGCGCATCGACCGGGTGTTCCTCGCGATCATCCTGCTCGCCGTGCTCGGCAAGCTCACCGACGCGGTGGTCGGCGTCTTCCAGCGCTACGCCGTGAAGAAGTGGGCGTGA
- a CDS encoding aliphatic sulfonate ABC transporter substrate-binding protein → MSFTATPLTRRTALAGLLTAAAVPLLAGCVQGEGSGGAAAAPASSGALTEGGTLTLDFATYNPLSLVIKEKGWLEAALAEQDVTVTWVQSAGSNKANEALRAGAIDVGSTAGSAALLARSNGSPIKTIDIFSQPEWAALVVPAGSSITSVEQLAGKQIAATKGTDPYFFLVQALEAAGLGIGDVTVQNLQHADGWAALQNGSVDAWAGLDPIMAGAEAAGATLLYRNVDFNSYGLLNATESFLAEKPDLAQTVVNAYEHARAWALENQEETASILAAVAGIDPAVASTVITQRSNLDVDNVPGSAQTDVLAVIGPIFVENGDVAAQSQVDDALDTLLDDTYAKAADPDAIGA, encoded by the coding sequence ATGTCGTTCACCGCCACTCCGCTCACGCGCCGCACCGCGCTCGCCGGCCTGCTCACCGCGGCGGCCGTGCCGCTCCTCGCCGGCTGCGTGCAGGGCGAGGGCTCCGGAGGGGCCGCCGCCGCTCCCGCCTCCTCCGGCGCGCTCACCGAGGGCGGCACGCTGACCCTCGACTTCGCGACCTACAACCCGCTGAGCCTCGTCATCAAGGAGAAGGGCTGGCTCGAGGCGGCGCTGGCCGAACAGGACGTCACGGTCACCTGGGTGCAGTCCGCCGGCTCCAACAAGGCGAACGAGGCCCTCCGCGCCGGGGCGATCGACGTCGGCTCGACCGCAGGTTCCGCGGCGCTCCTGGCCCGCTCGAACGGCTCGCCGATCAAGACGATCGACATCTTCTCGCAGCCGGAGTGGGCGGCCCTCGTCGTCCCCGCCGGCTCCAGCATCACCAGCGTCGAGCAGCTCGCCGGCAAGCAGATCGCCGCGACCAAGGGCACCGACCCGTACTTCTTCCTCGTGCAGGCGCTCGAGGCGGCCGGGCTCGGGATCGGCGACGTCACCGTGCAGAACCTCCAGCACGCCGACGGCTGGGCGGCACTGCAGAACGGCTCGGTCGACGCCTGGGCCGGGCTCGACCCGATCATGGCCGGCGCCGAGGCGGCCGGCGCGACCCTGCTCTACCGCAACGTCGACTTCAACTCCTACGGGCTGCTGAACGCGACCGAGAGCTTCCTGGCCGAGAAGCCGGACCTCGCGCAGACCGTCGTGAACGCCTACGAGCACGCCCGCGCCTGGGCGCTCGAGAACCAGGAGGAGACCGCGTCGATCCTCGCGGCCGTCGCGGGCATCGATCCGGCCGTCGCGTCGACCGTGATCACCCAGCGCAGCAACCTCGATGTCGACAACGTGCCCGGCTCGGCGCAGACCGATGTACTCGCGGTGATCGGGCCGATCTTCGTCGAGAACGGCGACGTCGCGGCGCAGAGCCAGGTCGACGACGCGCTCGACACGCTGCTCGACGACACGTACGCGAAGGCGGCCGACCCCGACGCCATCGGCGCCTGA
- a CDS encoding ABC transporter ATP-binding protein, with product MPDTPARTSLAFDAELGQSAFPVRFAGVGRTFTPGAPVLADVDLDVAAGEVIAILGPSGCGKSTLLRIAAGLDTASAGTVLIDDRPVSGIDPRCAVAFQEPRLLPWRTIEANVALGLPRGTPREAARAAVDELLALVGLTAHARSRPREVSGGMAQRASLARALARNPGVLLLDEPFGALDALTRLRMQDLLLDVHAAAPATILLVTHDVDEALQLADRIVLLGRDESGGVSRVARIMTVPGARPRDRGSAELAERRADLLAGLGIERH from the coding sequence ATGCCCGACACGCCCGCCCGCACGAGCCTGGCCTTCGACGCCGAGCTCGGTCAGTCGGCGTTCCCGGTGCGCTTCGCCGGCGTCGGCCGCACCTTCACCCCCGGCGCTCCCGTGCTGGCCGACGTCGATCTCGACGTGGCCGCGGGCGAGGTCATCGCGATCCTCGGGCCGAGCGGATGCGGCAAGTCGACGCTGCTCCGGATCGCCGCGGGCCTGGACACGGCGTCCGCCGGCACCGTGCTCATCGACGACCGGCCGGTGTCGGGCATCGACCCGCGCTGCGCCGTGGCGTTCCAGGAGCCGCGACTGCTGCCCTGGCGCACGATCGAGGCGAACGTGGCGCTCGGGCTCCCCCGCGGCACGCCCCGCGAGGCCGCGCGCGCCGCGGTCGACGAGCTCCTCGCGCTGGTCGGCCTGACGGCGCACGCCCGCTCGCGGCCCCGCGAGGTCTCGGGAGGCATGGCCCAGCGCGCCTCGCTCGCCCGCGCCCTGGCTCGCAATCCCGGTGTGCTGCTGCTCGACGAGCCGTTCGGCGCGCTCGATGCGCTGACGCGCCTCCGCATGCAGGACCTGCTGCTCGACGTGCACGCGGCCGCTCCCGCCACGATCCTGCTGGTGACGCACGACGTCGACGAGGCCCTGCAGCTGGCCGATCGCATCGTGCTGCTCGGCCGCGACGAGTCCGGAGGCGTGTCCCGGGTCGCGCGGATCATGACGGTCCCCGGCGCGCGGCCCCGCGACCGCGGATCGGCCGAGCTCGCCGAGCGGCGCGCCGACCTGCTGGCCGGCCTCGGCATCGAGCGGCACTGA
- a CDS encoding nitroreductase family protein, with the protein MTLTAPRTAQTSAPILDVLAERWSPRSYDSSAEIPTETLTSLLEAARWSPSASNTQPWRFIVARRGTPEFDRIVETLVGFNAAWAGSAAALIVALAETVDAEGTARPWAVYDLGQAVAHLSVQAHHEGLHVHQMAGFDKDGLRAAFGVDERFDPVTVAAVGVLAGPEALSNDVLREREIAPRTRLALDEIVLVQA; encoded by the coding sequence ATGACCCTCACCGCCCCGCGCACCGCGCAGACCAGCGCCCCCATCCTCGACGTCCTCGCCGAGCGCTGGAGCCCCCGCTCGTACGACTCCTCCGCCGAGATCCCGACCGAGACGCTGACCTCGCTGCTCGAGGCCGCCCGCTGGTCGCCCTCGGCCAGCAACACCCAGCCGTGGCGCTTCATCGTCGCCCGCCGGGGCACTCCCGAGTTCGACCGGATCGTCGAGACCCTGGTGGGCTTCAACGCCGCCTGGGCCGGCTCCGCGGCGGCTCTGATCGTGGCACTCGCCGAGACCGTCGACGCCGAGGGCACGGCGCGCCCGTGGGCCGTCTACGACCTCGGTCAGGCGGTCGCGCACCTCAGCGTCCAGGCGCACCACGAGGGCCTGCACGTGCACCAGATGGCCGGCTTCGACAAGGACGGCCTCCGCGCCGCGTTCGGCGTCGACGAGCGCTTCGACCCGGTGACCGTCGCGGCCGTCGGCGTGCTCGCCGGCCCGGAGGCGCTCTCGAACGACGTCCTGCGCGAGCGCGAGATCGCTCCCCGCACGCGCCTCGCCCTCGACGAGATCGTGCTCGTCCAGGCCTGA
- the lpdA gene encoding dihydrolipoyl dehydrogenase, whose protein sequence is MAQHFDVVVLGAGPGGYVAAIRAAQLGKTVAVIEKQYWGGVCLNVGCIPSKALLRNAELAHIFHSQAKQFGISGDVSFDFGAAFDRSRSVAEGRVKGVHFLMKKNKITEFDGTGSFTGPKGIDVELSKGGTESITFDDAIIATGASVRLLPGVELSENVVTYETQIMTRELPDTMAIVGAGAIGMEFAYVLKNYGVDVTIIEFMDRALPNEDPDVSKEIQKQYKKLGVEILTSTKVESVVDKDGYVTVTYTAKDGTQSTLEVDKVLMSIGWVPRVEGFGLEKTGVELTERGAIAIDDHMRTNVPGIYAIGDVTAKLQLAHVAEAQGVVAAETLAGAETQTLGDYRMMPRATFCQPQIASFGLTEKQATDEGHEITVSTFPFMANGKAHGLGEPTGFVKLIASKQYGELLGGHMIGPDVSELLPELTLAQKWDLTATELARNVHTHPTLSEALQEGFHGLKGHMINL, encoded by the coding sequence ATGGCCCAGCACTTCGACGTCGTCGTCCTGGGGGCGGGCCCCGGCGGCTACGTGGCCGCGATCCGCGCCGCGCAGCTCGGCAAGACGGTCGCCGTCATCGAGAAGCAGTACTGGGGCGGAGTCTGCCTCAACGTCGGCTGCATCCCGTCGAAGGCGCTGCTGCGCAACGCCGAGCTCGCCCACATCTTCCACTCGCAGGCCAAGCAGTTCGGCATCTCGGGTGACGTCTCGTTCGACTTCGGAGCGGCGTTCGACCGCAGCCGCAGCGTCGCCGAGGGCCGCGTCAAGGGCGTCCACTTCCTGATGAAGAAGAACAAGATCACCGAGTTCGACGGCACCGGCTCCTTCACCGGCCCGAAGGGCATCGACGTGGAGCTCAGCAAGGGCGGCACGGAGTCGATCACCTTCGACGACGCGATCATCGCGACCGGTGCGAGCGTCCGCCTCCTGCCGGGTGTCGAGCTGAGCGAGAACGTCGTCACCTACGAGACGCAGATCATGACGCGCGAGCTGCCCGACACGATGGCGATCGTCGGAGCCGGCGCGATCGGCATGGAGTTCGCCTACGTCCTCAAGAACTACGGAGTCGACGTCACGATCATCGAGTTCATGGACCGCGCCCTCCCCAACGAGGACCCGGACGTGTCCAAGGAGATCCAGAAGCAGTACAAGAAGCTCGGAGTCGAGATCCTCACCTCGACGAAGGTCGAGTCGGTCGTCGACAAGGACGGCTACGTCACCGTCACCTACACCGCCAAGGACGGCACGCAGTCGACCCTCGAGGTCGACAAGGTCCTCATGTCGATCGGCTGGGTCCCGCGCGTCGAGGGCTTCGGTCTCGAGAAGACGGGCGTCGAGCTCACCGAGCGCGGCGCGATCGCGATCGACGACCACATGCGCACCAACGTCCCCGGCATCTACGCCATCGGCGACGTCACCGCGAAGCTCCAGCTCGCGCACGTCGCGGAGGCGCAGGGCGTCGTCGCCGCCGAGACCCTCGCCGGTGCCGAGACCCAGACGCTGGGCGACTACCGGATGATGCCGCGCGCGACCTTCTGCCAGCCGCAGATCGCCTCCTTCGGCCTCACCGAGAAGCAGGCGACCGACGAGGGCCACGAGATCACCGTCTCCACGTTCCCGTTCATGGCGAACGGCAAGGCGCACGGCCTCGGCGAGCCCACCGGCTTCGTGAAGCTCATCGCGAGCAAGCAGTACGGCGAGCTCCTCGGCGGCCACATGATCGGACCGGACGTCTCCGAGCTGCTGCCCGAGCTCACGCTCGCGCAGAAGTGGGACCTCACGGCCACCGAGCTGGCGCGCAACGTGCACACCCACCCGACGCTGTCGGAGGCGCTCCAGGAGGGCTTCCACGGCCTCAAGGGGCACATGATCAACCTGTAG
- a CDS encoding GNAT family N-acetyltransferase: MDPRLLDHLAAAAWPPLERRDLGGWQLRAASGVTKRANSVLTSGPVADAARAIGTAEVFAAERGIPPLFQLGPASEPAGLPGLLAARGYEPHDRTLILTGAVDRALAALPGSSARTTAAPDEEWLSLWWSVDGRGGDPERDVARRILEGCDSSYALLRDERGAAACGRLAHVVAPDGERWSGLFALATRPDARRRGHASAVVRTLLEQARGERFWLQVLEGNAGARRLYASLGCREASWYEYWRPVA; the protein is encoded by the coding sequence ATGGATCCGCGCCTGCTCGACCACCTCGCCGCCGCCGCCTGGCCGCCGCTCGAGCGCCGCGACCTCGGCGGCTGGCAGCTGCGCGCCGCCTCCGGAGTCACCAAGCGCGCCAACTCGGTGCTCACCTCGGGCCCCGTGGCCGATGCCGCGCGGGCGATCGGCACCGCGGAGGTGTTCGCCGCCGAGCGCGGCATCCCTCCGCTCTTCCAGCTCGGTCCCGCCAGCGAGCCGGCCGGCCTGCCAGGTCTGCTCGCCGCCCGCGGCTACGAGCCGCACGACCGCACGCTGATCCTCACCGGCGCGGTGGACCGGGCGCTCGCCGCGCTCCCCGGGTCGTCGGCCCGCACGACCGCGGCCCCCGACGAGGAGTGGCTGTCGCTCTGGTGGTCGGTCGACGGCCGCGGAGGCGACCCCGAGCGCGACGTCGCCCGCCGGATCCTCGAGGGCTGCGACTCTTCCTACGCCCTGCTGCGCGACGAGCGCGGCGCCGCCGCCTGCGGCAGGCTCGCCCATGTCGTGGCCCCCGACGGCGAGCGGTGGAGCGGGCTCTTCGCCCTCGCGACGCGACCGGATGCGCGGCGCCGCGGGCACGCCTCCGCCGTCGTGCGCACCCTGCTCGAGCAGGCGCGGGGCGAGCGCTTCTGGCTGCAGGTGCTCGAGGGCAACGCCGGCGCCCGCCGCCTCTACGCGTCGCTCGGCTGCCGCGAGGCGTCCTGGTACGAGTACTGGCGCCCCGTGGCCTGA
- a CDS encoding low specificity L-threonine aldolase has translation MSILHDPDLRGFASDNYSGVHDEVLAAIAAANGAHQIAYGEDVYTERLQDAFRREFGEQAQAFPVFNGTGANVTGLQSMLPRWGAVVSAGTAHINSDEGGAPEKVGGIKILTVDTPDGKLTPALVDEQAWGFGDEHRAQPLVVSITQSTELGTVYTPEEVRALADHAHSRGMRLHMDGARIANGAAALGGSLRSFTTDAGVDVLSFGGTKNGMLLGEAIVVLDPEASSGLTFLRKTNMQLSSKMRFISAQFLAMLGDGSGEPLWLRSARHANAMAARLRSQLDDAVSAGRIRGLAFTQPTQANAVFATLPAGVADRLREGYRFYDWNPATGEVRWVCSFDTTADDIDAFTAAIERELAA, from the coding sequence ATGAGCATTCTGCACGATCCGGACCTCCGCGGCTTCGCCTCCGACAACTACTCCGGGGTGCACGACGAGGTCCTCGCGGCGATCGCGGCCGCGAACGGAGCGCACCAGATCGCGTACGGCGAGGACGTGTACACGGAGCGGCTCCAGGACGCGTTCCGCCGCGAGTTCGGCGAGCAGGCGCAGGCGTTCCCCGTCTTCAACGGCACGGGAGCCAACGTCACCGGTCTGCAGTCGATGCTGCCCCGCTGGGGCGCCGTGGTGTCGGCGGGGACGGCGCACATCAACTCCGACGAGGGCGGCGCGCCCGAGAAGGTCGGCGGCATCAAGATCCTCACCGTCGACACCCCCGACGGCAAGCTCACCCCGGCCCTCGTCGACGAGCAGGCCTGGGGCTTCGGCGACGAGCACCGCGCGCAGCCGCTGGTCGTCTCGATCACGCAGTCGACCGAGCTCGGCACCGTCTACACGCCCGAGGAGGTGCGGGCGCTCGCCGACCACGCCCACTCCCGCGGGATGCGGCTGCACATGGACGGCGCGCGGATCGCGAACGGGGCCGCGGCCCTCGGCGGCTCCCTCCGCTCGTTCACGACCGACGCCGGAGTCGATGTGCTCTCGTTCGGCGGCACGAAGAACGGCATGCTGCTCGGCGAGGCGATCGTGGTGCTCGACCCCGAGGCGTCGAGCGGGCTGACGTTCCTCCGCAAGACCAACATGCAGCTGTCGTCGAAGATGCGCTTCATCTCGGCGCAGTTCCTCGCGATGCTGGGCGACGGCTCCGGCGAGCCGCTCTGGCTGCGCTCGGCGCGGCACGCGAACGCGATGGCCGCGCGCCTGCGCTCGCAGCTCGACGACGCGGTGTCGGCGGGGCGCATCCGCGGCCTGGCCTTCACGCAGCCGACCCAGGCCAACGCGGTGTTCGCGACCCTGCCCGCGGGCGTGGCCGACCGGCTCCGCGAGGGGTACCGCTTCTACGATTGGAATCCCGCGACGGGCGAGGTGCGCTGGGTCTGCTCCTTCGACACCACCGCTGACGACATCGACGCGTTCACGGCGGCGATCGAGCGCGAGCTGGCCGCATGA